The Micromonospora sp. NBC_00421 DNA window TGGCCGGGTCGCCCGAGCCGAACGCCTCGATGTTGTAGTCGTTGTAGAACAGCAGGGCGGTCGGGTCGGCGGCGCGGGCCCAGCGGAACGCGTCCGCCACGTAACCCGGGCCGAGGTGCTCGGCCCAGAAGCCCTTGTAGTGCAGGGTGGACGGGGTGTCCCAGGGGTCGCTGACGGCCTCGTTGACCACGTCCCACTGCCAGATCTTGCCCCGGTAGCGGCTGGCCACCGTGGTGATGTGCCGGCGCAGGATCGACCGCAGCTCGGTGTTGTCGATGGACCCGTCGGCCACCCCGTCGGTCAGCCACTTCGGCAGTTGGCTGTGCCAGACCAGCACGTGGCCCCGGACCTTCTGGCCGTTGCGTCGGGCGGTGGCGACGAGTTCGTCGGCCGCCGTCCAGTCGTAGGTGCCCCGGGTGGGTTCCAGGGACTCCCACTTCATCACGTTCTCCGCGGTGACCGTGGAGAACTCGTCGCGCACGATCTCCCGGTAGCGGGGTTCGGCGGGGTCGGCGAGGGCGGCCATGTCGACAGCGGTGCCGACGTACAGGCCGTGGCGCTGGCCCAGGGTGCGCAGGCTCTGCGCGGTCGGGTCGTACGGCCGCTGCGCTGTGGCCGGCACGGCGTTCAACACGCCGGCGGTCGCGACGGCGACCAAGCCGGCAGCCATCCACCGTCTGAACATCATCCGCGTTCCTTTCCTCAAGGCACGTCGACAGTCGACGGCGGTGAGCTGGGGGAGGGGCGCGGCCTGCCACCGCAGCGCGGGTGAGCGGCCGCACCGGACACAATCGATAGTTGAACATCGATTTCCGGAAGTCGACTGGAACATTACGAGCGCGGGCTCGTCGGGTCAACCATCGATACTTCCGGAACTGCTGGTCAGCCCCGTCGACCGGTCATCGCAACAGTTTCGACAGCCAGGTCGCGCACGACCACGACCGGCCCCTCCCGGAGCCGGTCGTGGTCGTGGTGGGTGCGGCCGGTCAGTGCTCCCGGTAGGTGGCCAGGTCGAAGTCGGCGTGGCCGCCGTCGCCGCCGAGATCCTGGACCCAGAGGCCGAGGAACGCCCCGGTGAACCCCCAGGCCGCAGGCTCGCCGTCGATGATCAGGGCGGCGTGCTCGTCGGACAGGATTGTCGCGTCCAGGTCGATCGGGAGCTGCTGCCAGCCCGCGTCCAGGTCGTAGCCGAAGCGGACCACCGGGCCGTCGAACTCCGCCCGCAGGCCGACCCGGGTGAGGCCGCCGGTGTCGACGGTCAGCTCGGGGTGGGCGGTGCGCCGGCCGTTGTCGGAGCTGAGCAGCTCCAGCACGGTCCGGCCGTCGTCCGCCCGGGTCAGGTAGAGGTGGTGCCAGTTGAGGGTGTTGTAGTAGGCGGTGATCCCGGCCAGCTGACGGTGGTCGACCGGGTCGAACTCGACCACCGTCTCCAGCGCGCACCGGGTCGCGCCCACCCGCCGGGCGACCAGGCTGGGGGCCTGCCGTCCCACCGGGGACTGCCCACCGTGCACCCGCAGGTGGGACGGGCGGGACCGCAGGTCGATCCAGTCCGGGGTGGCCGGTCGGCGCAGCGTCGACCAGGCCGGGCCGAGCTCGGCGGCGTCGAAGTCGTCGGTGGCGGGTTCCGCCGGCCAGGGATGCGCCGGCAGGTCGGGCGCGGTGATCTCGTCCGACGGCACCCCGCCGGGGATCCGGGGCCAACCACCGGCGGGCCACTCGACCTGCTGGAGCGCCGTCTCCCGGCCCAGCACACAGCTGCCCAGCGGGGAGTAGGGGCGGCCGACCAGGTGGGCCAGGTACCACCCGCCGTCGGGGGTACGCACCAGGCTGCCGTGGCCGGCCTTCTGCAACCGCAGATCGGGCCGGCCGACGGAGGTGAGCAGCGGGCCGTCCGGGTCCACCTCGTACGGCCCGAGCAGGTCCCGGGACCGGGCCACGGTGACCTGGTGCTCCCAGCTGGTGCCGCCCTCCGCGGTGATCAGCCAGTACCACCCGTCGTGGCGGTAGAGGTGCGGACCCTCGGTGACCCCGACCGGGGTGCCGGTGAACAGGATCCGGGGCCGGCCGACGAGGCGGCGCGTGGCCCGGTCGTACTGCTGGATCTCGATGCCGCCGAAGCGGTCCCGGCCGGGCCGCCAGTCGGCGCTCATGGCCAGCAGCCAGGTGGTGCCGTCGTCGTCGTGGAACAGTGCGGCGTCGAAGCCGCGCCCGTGCAGCTTCACCGGGTCCGACCAGGGGCCGGTGATGTCGGGCGCGGTGATCAGGAAGTTCTGCGGGTCCCAGTAGCCGCTGGCGAAGCTGGCCACGTCGCTGTAGACGAGGTGGAACTCGCCGTCGTGGTAGGTCAGGTCCGGGGCCCACACCCCGTTGGAGTCGCCGCAGCCGCGCAGGTCGAGCAGGCGACGGTCGGTGATGATCCCGCCCAGCTGTCGCCAGTGCACGAGGTCGCGCGAGTGGTGCAGGCGCACCCCCGGGTACCACTCGAAGGTCGAGGTGGCCAGGTAGTAGTCGTCGCCGACCCGCAGGATCGACGGATCCGGGTGGAACCCGGCGAGCACGGGATTGCGGATCGACCGGGCAGCGGTCGCCACTTCAGCGGTGTCGGTCGACACGGGCACTCCTCGGGGCAGCTCTCGAAACTTTCGGAATCATGGCCATGGTCGGTGAGGCCCTGCACACGCTAGCCGTTTTCACCGCGATAGGACAGAGGTCTTGACCCGCGCGGAAACAACTCGTAGCGTGCCCGCCATCGATCGGTAATACCGGCGACGCTCTGAAAGTTCCGGAGATACACGTTTCGAAATCGCCGGCTCGACCGGCACCCGAGCACCTCGTGAGTCCCCCGAAGGGATTGATCATGACCGCGCACCTCTCCCGCAGATCGCTGCTCGGCCTCGTCGGCGCCGGTGCCGGCGCGTACCTGCTCAGCGGTTGCAGCGACGACGCCTCCGACGACCCGGACGCCCCGCAGACCATCAACTGGTGGCACATCCAGAACACCGAGCCGATGCTGCCGGTCTGGGCGGCGGTCGCCCAGGAGTACCAGGGCGCGCACAGCAACGTGAAGATCGAGATCCAGCCGCTGGAGAACGAGGCGTTCAAGGCCAAGTTGACCACCGCCACCCAGGCCGGCTCCCCGCCGGACCTGTTCCAGTCCTGGGGCGGTGGGGTGCTCAAGCAGCAGGTGGATGCGGGTCTGGTCAAGGACCTCACCGAGACGGTGGCCCCGTGGAAGGACAGCCTGCTGCCGCTCTCCCTGGAGCCCTACACGGTCGACGGCAAGATCTACGGGGTGCCGTTCGACATCGGCATGGTCGGCTTCTGGTACAACAAGGACCTCTTCGCCCAGGCCCAGATCACCGCGCCGCCGGCCACCTGGGCCGAGCTGCTCGACGTGGTCCGCAAGCTCAAGACCGCCGGGATCACCCCGGTGGCGCTGGCCGGCAAGGACAAGTGGCCGGCCCACTTCTACTGGGCCTACCTGTCCATGCGCATCGGCGGGCTCGGCGCACTTCAGCAGGCCGCCAAGGACAAGAACTTCGAGACCCCCGACTTCGTGGCCGCCGGTGAGCGGCTCAAGGAGCTGGTCGATCTCCAGCCGTTCCAGAAGGGCTTCCTGGGCGCGGAGTACGGCTCGCCGGACGGTCAGGCCGCGACGATGGGCAACGGCAAGGCCGCGCTGGAGCTGATGGGACAGTGGGCCCCGTCGGTGCAGGCGTCCAGCTCCACCAACAAGAAGGGGCTCGGCGACAAGCTCGGCTTCTTCCCGTTCCCGGCCGTCGACGGCGGCAAGGGCTCGGCGACCGAGGTGTTCGGTGGCGGCAACGGCTTCGCCGTCGGCAAGGACGCTCCGCCGGCCACCCTCGACTTCCTCAAGACCCTGCTCAGCGTCGACGTCCAGCGCCGGAGCACGAAGACCGGCGCGGTGCTGCCGACGGTCAAGGAAGCCACCGACGCCGTCGCCGACCCGAACAACAAGGTCGTCGCCCAGACCCTGGCCGCCGCCACCGGCTTCCAGCTCTACCTCGACCAGGCGTACCCGCCGGCCGTCGGCCAGCAGGTCAACGACAGCGTCGCCGCGCTGGTCGCCGGCAGCAAGTCACCCGCCCAGATCCTCAAGGACATCACCCAGGTGGCGAAGACCCAGTAGTGACGTCCCACCCCACCGATCACCAGCCGCCGGCGAGAACTGAGTGGAGCAGGCATGACCACGCCATCGACCGTGTCCGATGCGGTACCCGGCGGTCGAGTGACCGACCCGTCGGGGCCGGGGCCGGGCGGCGTACGCCGTACCGGCCGCCGGCCCCGGCCGGGCCGCCGTCGCGCCCTGGCCGTCTTCCTGACCCCGTCCCTGCTGCTGTTCCTGCTGCTGGTGCTGGCACCCATCGTGGTGGCCAGCTACGCCAGCCTCTACAAGTGGAACGGCTTCGGCCTGCCCGAGAACTTCATCGGGCTGGACAACTACACCCGGGCCTTCGCCGACCCGGTGTTCCGGGGCGACCTGTGGCACGGGCTCATCCTGATCGTGCTCTCCCTGGCGGTCCAGCTGCCGGTCGCGATGGGCCTGGCCATGCTGCTCAACCAGCCGCTGCGGGGACGCGCGATCTACCGGGTGATCTTCTTCGCCCCGTACGTGCTCTCCGAGGTCACCACCGCGGTCCTGTTCAACCTGGTGTTCTCCCCGAACCGGGGATTCGGTGACGCGATCTCCCGGTTCCTGGGGGCCGACGCCGGTGCCGTCTTCGCCGACCCGGACACCGTCCTGTACGCCGTCTTCCTGGTGGTCTCCTGGAAGTACTTCGGCCTCTACATGATCCTCTTCCTGGCCGCCCGGCAGAACATCCCCAAGGAGCTGAACGAGGCGGCGGTCACCGACGGTGCCAGCGCCTGGCAGGCGTTCCGCCTGGTCACCCTGCCGCTGCTCGGGCCGACCATCCGGATCAGCGTGTTCCTCTCCGTGATCGGCACCATCCAGCTGTTCGACATGGTCTGG harbors:
- a CDS encoding endo-1,4-beta-xylanase, which encodes MMFRRWMAAGLVAVATAGVLNAVPATAQRPYDPTAQSLRTLGQRHGLYVGTAVDMAALADPAEPRYREIVRDEFSTVTAENVMKWESLEPTRGTYDWTAADELVATARRNGQKVRGHVLVWHSQLPKWLTDGVADGSIDNTELRSILRRHITTVASRYRGKIWQWDVVNEAVSDPWDTPSTLHYKGFWAEHLGPGYVADAFRWARAADPTALLFYNDYNIEAFGSGDPANDKTQFVFDMVKGLLARGVPIDGVGSQGHLGTQYGNYDTLQVADALHRFAGLGLSTAFTEVDVRSRLTDGVQAGDSEEINPRLQASAANFHVLLQACLAEPRCLSFTVWGFTDRHSWVPGTFDDPPQGLATIYDENYQPKRAYQLMKADLIYAGPPYVRARATPKPRR
- a CDS encoding glycoside hydrolase family 43 protein, with the protein product MSTDTAEVATAARSIRNPVLAGFHPDPSILRVGDDYYLATSTFEWYPGVRLHHSRDLVHWRQLGGIITDRRLLDLRGCGDSNGVWAPDLTYHDGEFHLVYSDVASFASGYWDPQNFLITAPDITGPWSDPVKLHGRGFDAALFHDDDGTTWLLAMSADWRPGRDRFGGIEIQQYDRATRRLVGRPRILFTGTPVGVTEGPHLYRHDGWYWLITAEGGTSWEHQVTVARSRDLLGPYEVDPDGPLLTSVGRPDLRLQKAGHGSLVRTPDGGWYLAHLVGRPYSPLGSCVLGRETALQQVEWPAGGWPRIPGGVPSDEITAPDLPAHPWPAEPATDDFDAAELGPAWSTLRRPATPDWIDLRSRPSHLRVHGGQSPVGRQAPSLVARRVGATRCALETVVEFDPVDHRQLAGITAYYNTLNWHHLYLTRADDGRTVLELLSSDNGRRTAHPELTVDTGGLTRVGLRAEFDGPVVRFGYDLDAGWQQLPIDLDATILSDEHAALIIDGEPAAWGFTGAFLGLWVQDLGGDGGHADFDLATYREH
- a CDS encoding extracellular solute-binding protein; translated protein: MTAHLSRRSLLGLVGAGAGAYLLSGCSDDASDDPDAPQTINWWHIQNTEPMLPVWAAVAQEYQGAHSNVKIEIQPLENEAFKAKLTTATQAGSPPDLFQSWGGGVLKQQVDAGLVKDLTETVAPWKDSLLPLSLEPYTVDGKIYGVPFDIGMVGFWYNKDLFAQAQITAPPATWAELLDVVRKLKTAGITPVALAGKDKWPAHFYWAYLSMRIGGLGALQQAAKDKNFETPDFVAAGERLKELVDLQPFQKGFLGAEYGSPDGQAATMGNGKAALELMGQWAPSVQASSSTNKKGLGDKLGFFPFPAVDGGKGSATEVFGGGNGFAVGKDAPPATLDFLKTLLSVDVQRRSTKTGAVLPTVKEATDAVADPNNKVVAQTLAAATGFQLYLDQAYPPAVGQQVNDSVAALVAGSKSPAQILKDITQVAKTQ
- a CDS encoding carbohydrate ABC transporter permease, yielding MTTPSTVSDAVPGGRVTDPSGPGPGGVRRTGRRPRPGRRRALAVFLTPSLLLFLLLVLAPIVVASYASLYKWNGFGLPENFIGLDNYTRAFADPVFRGDLWHGLILIVLSLAVQLPVAMGLAMLLNQPLRGRAIYRVIFFAPYVLSEVTTAVLFNLVFSPNRGFGDAISRFLGADAGAVFADPDTVLYAVFLVVSWKYFGLYMILFLAARQNIPKELNEAAVTDGASAWQAFRLVTLPLLGPTIRISVFLSVIGTIQLFDMVWVLTGGGPIHASETMAVTMFQYGFRRFEVGYASAISIIMFLLSLVFALIYQRVVLRRDTEGALTVQGDQR